The following are from one region of the Juglans regia cultivar Chandler chromosome 10, Walnut 2.0, whole genome shotgun sequence genome:
- the LOC108996791 gene encoding signal peptide peptidase-like 1 produces the protein MEPLWKLLYLLEPAPITLIVTAVAVTFGSAFRALNYGKEMERNHDLSEASITLDRSQALMIPILSSCSLLLMFYLFSSVSQLLTAFTAIASVSSLFFCLFPYAVYVKSQFGLADPFVSRCCSKSFTRIQALLLLACSGIVAAWLVSGHWILNNLLGISICIAFVSHVRLPNIKICAMLLACLFVYDIFWVFFSERFFGANVMVSVATQQASNPVHTVANSLSLPGLQLITKKLELPVKIVFPRNLLGGVVPGGNAADFMMLGLGDMAIPSMLLALVLCFDHRKSRDSVNLLDIYSSKGTKYIWYALAGYAIGLVTALAAGVLTRSPQPALLYLVPSTLGPIIVISWIRKELMELWEGYMPNLNDKSHQTEV, from the exons ATGGAGCCACTGTGGAAGCTCTTATATTTGCTGGAGCCAGCTCCCATTACACTCATCGTTACTGCAGTAGCCGTGACATTTGGATCTGCATTTCGAGCTCTAAATTATGGGAAGGAAATGGAGCGAAACCATGACTTATCTGAAGCATCCATTACATTAGACAGGTCGCAAGCGCTAATGATCCCAATACTGAGCTCTTGCAGTCTGCTTTTGATGTTCTACCTTTTCTCTTCTGTCTCACAACTCCTTACTGCATTTACAGCCATTGCCTCTGTTTCATCCCTTTTCTTCTGCCTATTTCCTTATGCTGTGTATGTGAAGTCACAGTTTGGTTTAGCCGATCCATTCGTGTCTCGGTGTTGCTCAAAGTCTTTTACACGAATCCAAGCGTTATTATTGCTGGCATGCTCTGGTATTGTTGCAGCTTGGCTTGTCTCTGGCCATtggattttaaataatttgttggGTATCTCCATATGTATTGCATTTGTGAGCCACGTGCGTCTGCCGAACATCAAAATATGTGCAATGCTGCTTGCTTGTTTATTTGTATATGACATATTCTGGGTTTTCTTCTCCGAGAGGTTTTTTGGTGCGAATGTTATGGTATCAGTGGCAACGCAACAAGCATCAAATCCTGTCCATACAGTTGCTAATAGTTTGAGCCTTCCTGGGTTGCAATTGATAACAAAGAAGCTGGAGTTACCCGTGAAGATTGTTTTTCCTAGGAATTTGTTGGGTGGAGTGGTTCCTGGAGGAAATGCTGCGGACTTCATGATGCTTGGGCTAGGCGACATG GCTATTCCTTCAATGCTTTTGGCTTTAGTTCTCTGCTTCGATCATCGAAAGAGCAGGGACTCAGTAAATCTCTTAGACATATATTCTTCGAAGGGGACCAAATACATATGGTATGCCCTCGCTGGGTATGCGATTGGACTGGTAACTGCTTTAGCTGCTGGTGTTTTGACTCGCTCACCTCAACCTGCACTTCTTTATCTg GTGCCTTCCACGCTGGGacctattattgtgatctcttGGATAAGGAAGGAGCTAATGGAGTTATGGGAAGGATACATGCCGAACCTAAACGATAAATCTCACCAAACAGAAGTTTGA
- the LOC108996790 gene encoding 36.4 kDa proline-rich protein-like: MGKFALPNLFVLLLNLGTLLASLALPYCPPPEYPPKFPPKHPPHVKPPFPPKYPPHVKPPFPPKYPPHVKPPLPPKYPPHVKPPQPPKPPVKPPHPPYVKPPHPPKPPVKPPHPPHVKPPHPPKPPAVKPPYIPKPPVTPKPPVYPPYVPKPPVKPPHPPHVKPPHPPKPPAVKPPYIPKPPVTPKPPVYPPHVPKPPVKPPQPPHVKPPHPPKPPAVKPPYIPKPPVTPKPPVYPPHVPKPPVYPPVVPKPPIVYPPPYVPKPPPPVVTPPVIPSPPIVYPPVPVVPHPPPLPPPVVPHPPPLPPPVVPQPPPLPPPVVPQPPPLPPPVVPQPPPVVPVPPVVPNPPPKETPCPPPPPPPADTCPIDTLKLGACVDVLGGLVHIGIGSSAKDTCCPVLQGLLDLDAALCLCTTIKAKLLNISIIIPIALEVLIDCGKTPPSGFKCAA, from the coding sequence atggggaAGTTTGCTCTCCCTAATCTCTTTGTTCTCCTTCTAAACTTGGGTACTTTGCTTGCTTCTCTTGCTTTACCCTACTGTCCTCCTCCAGAGTACCCACCAAAATTCCCACCCAAACACCCTCCCCACGTAAAGCCACCCTTCCCACCAAAGTATCCACCCCATGTTAAGCCACCCTTCCCGCCAAAGTATCCACCCCATGTTAAGCCACCCTTACCGCCAAAGTATCCACCCCATGTTAAGCCACCCCAACCACCCAAGCCGCCTGTAAAACCGCCCCACCCACCATATGTCAAGCCACCACACCCACCCAAGCCGCCTGTAAAACCACCACATCCACCACATGTCAAGCCACCACATCCACCCAAGCCACCTGCGGTAAAGCCACCATATATACCAAAACCTCCAGTTACACCCAAGCCTCCTGTCTATCCCCCCTACGTACCCAAACCGCCGGTAAAACCACCACATCCGCCACATGTCAAGCCACCACATCCACCCAAACCACCCGCGGTAAAGCCACCATATATACCAAAACCTCCAGTTACACCAAAGCCTCCTGTCTATCCCCCCCACGTACCCAAACCGCCGGTAAAACCACCACAACCGCCGCACGTTAAGCCCCCACATCCACCCAAGCCACCTGCTGTAAAGCCACCCTATATTCCAAAGCCGCCAGTTACACCCAAGCCTCCTGTCTATCCCCCCCATGTACCCAAGCCTCCAGTCTATCCGCCGGTCGTGCCCAAACCTCCCATTGTTTATCCACCACCTTATGTGCCCAAACCCCCGCCGCCGGTTGTGACTCCTCCTGTTATTCCCAGTCCTCCCATTGTATACCCACCAGTACCAGTAGTGCCACATCCACCACCGTTGCCGCCACCAGTGGTGCCACATCCACCGCCGTTGCCGCCTCCAGTGGTGCCACAGCCGCCTCCGTTGCCGCCTCCAGTGGTGCCACAGCCGCCGCCGTTGCCTCCGCCAGTGGTGCCACAGCCGCCGCCAGTGGTTCCCGTGCCTCCAGTTGTTCCTAACCCTCCTCCGAAGGAGACGCCATGTCCTCCTCCCCCACCTCCACCGGCAGACACATGCCCCATTGACACTCTAAAGCTGGGAGCATGCGTAGACGTGTTAGGCGGCCTTGTGCACATAGGGATTGGCAGTAGTGCAAAGGACACATGCTGTCCAGTGCTGCAAGGTCTGTTGGATTTGGATGCGGCTCTCTGCCTTTGCACCACCATTAAGGCTAAGCTTCTAAATATCAGTATCATCATTCCCATTGCTCTTGAGGTCCTCATTGATTGTGGCAAGACTCCACCTTCAGGGTTCAAATGTGCCGCCTAA